Proteins encoded within one genomic window of Candidatus Cybelea sp.:
- a CDS encoding IS630 family transposase translates to HPRFHLHFTPTSASWLNLVERFFAEITQRRIRNGSFTGVAQLEREIPAYVRQRNKNPKPFVWTATADMILDKVVKVCERTSNSLQ, encoded by the coding sequence AGCATCCGCGGTTTCATCTTCATTTCACTCCCACCAGCGCCAGCTGGCTCAACCTCGTCGAGCGCTTCTTTGCGGAGATCACGCAGCGTCGGATTCGCAATGGCAGCTTCACCGGTGTGGCGCAACTCGAGCGGGAAATCCCCGCCTACGTCCGACAACGTAACAAGAACCCCAAACCGTTCGTGTGGACCGCTACCGCCGACATGATCCTGGATAAAGTGGTAAAGGTTTGCGAACGAACTTCTAACTCACTACAGTAG